Proteins co-encoded in one Streptomyces sp. SLBN-31 genomic window:
- a CDS encoding alpha-1,4-glucan--maltose-1-phosphate maltosyltransferase has protein sequence MSSIPAIGRIPVRDVRPVVECGRRPAKAVAGETFQVTATVFREGHDAVAANVVLTDPEGTHGPWTPMRELAPGTDLWGAEVTPTSEGRWTYRVEAWSDPVATWRHNARIKVPAGIDVGLVLEEGADLLQRMAAGVPAGAGRAAVLAATEVLRDESRPAASRLAAALTPEVDAALAAHPLRELVTASETLPLLVERERALYGAWYEFFPRSEGTAEEPHGSFRTAARRLRAIAAMGFDVVYLPPIHPIGTTFRKGRNNTLTPGPEDVGVPWAIGSPEGGHDSVHPRLGTMEDFAWFVEQARAQGLEIALDFALQCSPDHPWVHKHPEWFHHRPDGTIAYAENPPKKYQDIYPIAFDADMDGLVAETLRVLRVWMAAGVRIFRVDNPHTKPVVFWQRVIAEINAAAPDVIFLAEAFTRPAMMRTLAQIGFQQSYTYFTWRNSKQELTDYLTELSTDTAAYMRPNFFVNTPDILHEYLQHGGRPAFEVRAVLAATLSPTWGVYSGYELCENIPLRQGSEEYLDSEKYQLKPRDWETAERQGRTITPLITKLNTIRRRHPALQRLRNLRFHDTDNDAVIAYSKTTGQDRILVVANLDPHHTQEATVSLDMPQLGLEWHTFMSVHDELTGETYHWGRNNYVRLEPGRAPAHVLHIQRSSA, from the coding sequence ATGAGTTCGATCCCGGCCATCGGCCGAATCCCGGTGCGTGACGTCCGCCCGGTCGTGGAGTGCGGAAGACGTCCGGCGAAGGCGGTCGCGGGTGAGACCTTCCAGGTCACCGCGACCGTCTTCCGTGAGGGCCACGACGCGGTCGCGGCCAACGTCGTCCTGACCGATCCGGAGGGCACGCACGGACCGTGGACGCCGATGCGCGAACTCGCCCCCGGCACCGACCTGTGGGGCGCGGAGGTCACGCCCACCTCTGAGGGCCGGTGGACCTACCGCGTCGAGGCCTGGAGCGACCCGGTCGCCACCTGGCGCCACAACGCCCGTATCAAGGTCCCGGCCGGCATCGACGTCGGCCTGGTCCTGGAGGAGGGCGCCGACCTGTTGCAGCGGATGGCCGCCGGGGTGCCCGCGGGTGCCGGACGGGCGGCCGTGCTGGCGGCGACGGAGGTGCTGCGCGACGAGTCACGTCCGGCCGCCTCCCGGCTGGCGGCGGCGTTGACGCCGGAGGTGGACGCGGCGCTGGCCGCGCATCCGTTGCGGGAGCTGGTGACGGCCTCGGAGACGCTGCCGCTGCTGGTGGAGCGGGAGCGGGCGCTGTACGGCGCCTGGTACGAGTTCTTCCCGCGTTCGGAGGGGACCGCCGAGGAGCCGCACGGCAGTTTCCGGACCGCGGCCCGGCGGTTGCGGGCGATCGCGGCGATGGGTTTCGACGTCGTCTATCTGCCGCCGATCCATCCGATCGGCACCACGTTCCGCAAGGGCCGCAACAACACCCTCACCCCCGGCCCGGAGGATGTGGGGGTGCCGTGGGCGATCGGTTCGCCGGAGGGCGGCCACGACAGCGTGCACCCGCGGCTGGGCACGATGGAGGACTTCGCCTGGTTCGTGGAGCAGGCCCGCGCGCAGGGGCTGGAGATCGCGCTGGACTTCGCCCTGCAGTGCTCGCCGGACCATCCGTGGGTGCACAAGCATCCCGAGTGGTTCCACCACCGGCCCGACGGCACCATCGCCTACGCCGAGAACCCGCCGAAGAAGTACCAGGACATCTACCCCATCGCCTTCGACGCCGACATGGACGGGCTGGTCGCCGAGACGCTGCGGGTGCTGCGGGTGTGGATGGCGGCGGGGGTGCGGATCTTCCGGGTGGACAACCCGCACACCAAGCCGGTGGTGTTCTGGCAGCGGGTGATCGCCGAGATCAACGCCGCCGCCCCGGACGTGATCTTCCTGGCCGAGGCGTTCACCCGGCCGGCGATGATGCGCACCCTGGCCCAGATCGGTTTCCAGCAGTCGTACACGTATTTCACCTGGCGCAACTCCAAGCAGGAGCTGACCGACTACCTCACCGAGCTGTCGACGGACACGGCGGCCTACATGCGGCCGAACTTCTTCGTCAACACCCCCGACATCCTGCACGAGTACCTCCAGCACGGCGGCCGGCCCGCCTTCGAGGTCCGCGCGGTCCTGGCCGCCACCCTCTCGCCGACCTGGGGGGTGTACTCCGGCTACGAGCTGTGCGAGAACATCCCGCTGCGCCAGGGCAGCGAGGAATACCTGGACTCGGAGAAGTACCAGCTCAAACCCCGCGACTGGGAGACGGCCGAACGCCAGGGCCGCACCATCACCCCCCTGATCACCAAACTCAACACCATCCGGCGACGTCATCCCGCGTTGCAGCGCCTGCGCAATCTACGCTTCCACGACACCGACAACGACGCGGTCATCGCTTACAGCAAGACCACGGGCCAGGACAGGATCCTCGTCGTCGCCAATCTGGACCCCCACCACACCCAGGAGGCCACGGTCTCGTTGGACATGCCGCAACTCGGCCTGGAGTGGCACACGTTCATGTCCGTACACGACGAACTGACAGGTGAGACCTATCACTGGGGCAGGAACAACTATGTGCGGCTCGAGCCCGGGCGGGCCCCGGCACACGTGCTCCACATCCAGAGGTCGTCAGCGTAG
- a CDS encoding pep a2 codes for MKTAVPCYYHLDVEVSPERVGQVRRILAAHLRLWDLETLVEPVCRGAELLLTAIDEHATDKNTSIELWWNGQHLITAIGENDCELRPDQDLRACLEHIAVMSDGWGCCATDTGSKVIWFSQRARAGERVPLVPVAPAPRLRAVLQVPREVPVAALASESSGVLEAAR; via the coding sequence ATGAAGACCGCAGTGCCCTGCTACTACCACCTCGACGTGGAAGTCAGTCCGGAGCGGGTCGGACAGGTCAGGCGCATCCTGGCCGCACACCTCAGGCTCTGGGACCTGGAAACACTGGTCGAGCCGGTCTGCCGCGGCGCCGAGCTGCTGCTGACGGCCATCGATGAGCACGCCACGGACAAGAACACGTCGATCGAGTTGTGGTGGAACGGTCAGCACCTGATCACCGCCATCGGGGAGAACGACTGCGAACTGCGCCCGGACCAGGACCTGCGGGCCTGTCTGGAGCACATCGCCGTCATGAGCGACGGCTGGGGGTGCTGCGCGACCGACACCGGCAGCAAGGTCATCTGGTTCTCGCAGCGGGCTCGCGCCGGCGAACGCGTGCCGCTGGTCCCCGTGGCGCCCGCGCCGCGTCTGCGCGCGGTGCTGCAAGTGCCCCGCGAGGTGCCGGTCGCGGCTCTCGCGAGCGAGTCGAGCGGCGTTCTGGAGGCCGCCCGGTGA
- the glgX gene encoding glycogen debranching protein GlgX has translation MTAKRRRKAGVPVWSGHPYPLGASFDGEGTNFALFSEVAEHVELVLVEDDGTERRVPMTEVDGFVWHCYLPKTGPGQRYGYRVHGPWQPELGHRCNPAKLLLDPYTRAVDGQVDNHASLFERASHGRSRADSAGHTMLGVVTDAAFDWGDDRPPQHSYAETVIYEAHVRGLTRTHPDVPAELRGTYAGLAHPSVTDHLTSLGVTAVELMPVHQFVQDGVLQGRGLSNYWGYNTIGFFAPHNAYAAGGTRGQQVTEFKTMVKALHAAGLEVILDVVYNHTAEGNEKGPTLSFRGIDNASYYRLVDGDWGHYYDTTGTGNSLLMRHPYVLQLIMDSLRYWVTEMHVDGFRFDLAATLARQFHEVDRLSAFFDLIQQDPVISRVKLIAEPWDVGEGGYQVGNFPPLWSEWNGKYRDAVRDFWRAEEHTLGEFASRLTGSADLYQHSRRRPRASVNFVTAHDGFTLRDLVSYNDKHNEANGEGNQDGESVNRSWNCGAEGDTTKPGVLELRARQQRNFLATLMLSQGIPMLCHGDELGRTQGGNNNAYCQDNEVSWIDWRLTGEQRDLVDFTRYVIGLRAAHPVLRRRRFFRGETATHAGQRLPDLVWLAPDAREMTEEDWQRGDGHSVAVFLNGDAIAEPDPCGRPVVDDSFLLLFNSYWEPVHFVLPDVSYGERWTTLLDTAITQGPPDETEHKAGAETIVEARSLVLLTRPSRSAR, from the coding sequence GTGACCGCGAAGCGCCGCCGCAAGGCAGGGGTGCCCGTGTGGAGCGGGCACCCCTACCCGTTGGGAGCCTCCTTCGACGGCGAGGGCACCAACTTCGCCCTCTTCAGCGAGGTCGCCGAACACGTCGAACTGGTCCTCGTCGAGGACGACGGCACCGAGCGCCGAGTCCCCATGACCGAGGTCGACGGCTTCGTCTGGCACTGCTACCTGCCCAAGACCGGCCCCGGCCAACGCTACGGCTACCGGGTGCACGGCCCGTGGCAGCCGGAGCTGGGCCACCGGTGCAATCCGGCGAAGCTCCTCCTCGACCCCTATACCCGGGCGGTGGACGGCCAGGTCGACAACCACGCCTCCCTGTTCGAACGGGCGTCGCACGGCCGCTCCCGGGCCGACAGCGCCGGCCACACCATGCTCGGCGTGGTCACGGACGCGGCATTCGACTGGGGCGACGACCGGCCGCCACAGCATTCGTACGCCGAGACCGTCATCTACGAGGCCCACGTCCGCGGACTGACCCGCACCCACCCCGACGTCCCCGCCGAACTCCGCGGCACCTACGCCGGTCTCGCCCACCCCTCGGTGACCGACCACCTGACCTCGCTGGGCGTGACGGCCGTCGAACTGATGCCGGTGCACCAGTTCGTCCAGGACGGTGTGCTGCAGGGCCGCGGCCTGTCCAACTACTGGGGCTACAACACGATCGGCTTCTTCGCCCCGCACAACGCCTACGCCGCCGGCGGCACCCGCGGCCAGCAGGTCACCGAGTTCAAAACGATGGTCAAGGCACTGCACGCGGCGGGCCTCGAAGTGATCCTCGACGTCGTCTACAACCACACCGCCGAGGGCAACGAGAAGGGCCCCACGCTGTCCTTCCGCGGCATCGACAACGCCTCCTACTACCGCCTGGTGGACGGCGACTGGGGGCACTACTACGACACCACCGGCACCGGCAACAGCCTGCTGATGCGGCACCCGTACGTCCTGCAGCTCATCATGGACTCGCTGCGGTACTGGGTGACCGAAATGCACGTAGACGGCTTCCGCTTCGACCTCGCGGCCACCCTGGCACGGCAGTTCCACGAAGTGGACCGGCTGTCGGCGTTCTTCGACCTGATCCAGCAGGACCCGGTCATCAGCCGGGTGAAACTCATCGCGGAACCGTGGGACGTGGGCGAGGGCGGCTACCAGGTGGGCAACTTCCCGCCGCTGTGGTCGGAGTGGAACGGCAAGTACCGTGACGCCGTACGGGACTTCTGGCGCGCCGAGGAACACACGCTCGGCGAGTTCGCCTCCCGTCTGACCGGCTCTGCCGACCTGTACCAGCACAGCCGGCGCCGCCCGCGCGCCAGCGTCAACTTCGTCACCGCGCACGACGGTTTCACCCTGCGCGACCTGGTGTCGTACAACGACAAGCACAACGAGGCCAACGGCGAGGGAAACCAGGACGGCGAGAGCGTCAACCGGTCCTGGAACTGCGGCGCCGAGGGCGACACGACCAAGCCCGGCGTGCTGGAACTGCGCGCCCGCCAGCAGCGCAACTTCCTTGCCACGCTGATGCTCTCGCAGGGAATCCCGATGCTCTGCCACGGCGACGAACTCGGCCGCACCCAGGGCGGCAACAACAACGCCTACTGCCAGGACAACGAGGTCTCCTGGATCGACTGGCGGCTGACCGGCGAACAGCGCGACCTGGTCGACTTCACCCGGTACGTCATCGGGCTGCGCGCCGCCCACCCCGTACTGCGCCGACGGCGCTTCTTCCGCGGGGAGACGGCGACCCACGCCGGCCAGCGGCTGCCCGACCTGGTGTGGCTGGCGCCGGACGCGCGGGAGATGACGGAGGAGGACTGGCAGCGCGGCGACGGGCACTCCGTGGCGGTCTTCCTCAACGGCGACGCGATCGCCGAACCAGACCCGTGCGGCCGCCCGGTCGTGGACGACTCCTTCCTGCTGCTGTTCAACAGCTACTGGGAGCCCGTGCACTTCGTGCTCCCGGACGTCTCCTACGGCGAACGGTGGACGACGCTCCTCGACACCGCGATCACGCAGGGCCCGCCGGACGAGACCGAGCACAAGGCGGGCGCGGAGACGATCGTCGAGGCGCGCAGCCTGGTCCTGCTGACCCGGCCCTCGCGCAGCGCCCGCTGA
- a CDS encoding DUF5133 domain-containing protein, which translates to MLLPAKAEVARQLRRYRAWERVMLASPTDRTVRATFEDSGYTLCVLMGKRCAREAADAAERYLRSSLGAYLGEQTERPRAGTA; encoded by the coding sequence ATGCTGCTACCGGCAAAAGCCGAAGTGGCCCGGCAACTGCGGCGGTACCGGGCCTGGGAGCGGGTCATGCTCGCCTCCCCCACCGACCGCACGGTGCGAGCCACCTTCGAGGACTCGGGCTACACGCTGTGTGTGCTGATGGGCAAACGCTGTGCGCGCGAGGCCGCCGACGCCGCCGAGCGCTATCTGCGCAGCAGCCTGGGCGCCTACCTCGGGGAGCAGACCGAACGACCCCGGGCGGGCACCGCCTAG
- a CDS encoding SigB/SigF/SigG family RNA polymerase sigma factor, with protein MRVTTGRNKPHPHDDAPDTAVAFERLAGLPDGPERKALRDELVQVWLPMAERIAVRFKGRGETLEDLYQVAALGLVKAVDHYDPARGHAFEAYAVPTITGEIKRHFRDHMWTLHVPRRVQDLRNRVRQAAKELSQTIPGRPPTVAEIALHTRLSQNEVRIGMEALECFSALSLDAEMPGTDGYALADAIGGPDPAYDVVVDRVAVAPCLQALPERERTILYLRFFRGMTQSHIAQQLGISQMHVSRLLSGCFAQLREELLAQAG; from the coding sequence ATGCGCGTCACCACCGGTAGAAACAAGCCCCACCCGCACGACGACGCCCCCGACACGGCAGTGGCCTTCGAACGGCTGGCAGGGCTTCCCGACGGTCCCGAGCGCAAGGCGCTGCGGGACGAGCTGGTCCAGGTCTGGCTGCCCATGGCCGAGCGGATCGCCGTCCGCTTCAAGGGGCGCGGCGAGACCCTCGAAGACCTCTACCAGGTCGCGGCCCTCGGCCTGGTCAAGGCCGTCGACCACTACGACCCGGCCCGCGGGCACGCCTTCGAGGCGTACGCGGTGCCGACCATCACCGGGGAGATCAAGCGGCACTTCCGCGACCACATGTGGACGCTGCACGTGCCACGCCGGGTTCAGGACCTGCGCAACCGGGTCAGGCAGGCCGCCAAGGAGCTGTCCCAGACCATCCCGGGCCGCCCGCCGACCGTCGCCGAGATCGCCCTGCACACACGGCTGAGCCAGAACGAGGTGCGCATCGGCATGGAGGCCCTGGAGTGCTTCTCCGCCCTGTCCCTCGACGCCGAGATGCCCGGCACCGACGGCTACGCCCTCGCGGACGCCATCGGCGGCCCCGATCCGGCGTACGACGTCGTCGTCGACCGCGTGGCGGTCGCACCCTGCCTGCAGGCACTGCCCGAGCGCGAGCGCACCATCCTCTACCTGCGGTTCTTCCGCGGCATGACACAGAGCCACATAGCCCAGCAGCTCGGCATCTCGCAGATGCACGTGTCCCGGTTGCTCAGTGGATGCTTCGCCCAGTTGCGCGAGGAGCTCCTCGCGCAGGCCGGCTGA
- a CDS encoding VOC family protein, protein MNDDTTRPTAATGVVSSHSVFGAPCWVSLTSRDLDVAEDFYGAVLGWRLRSAKLGDRFRIAMMGDTPVAGIAAVASMWQMAVAWTPYFAVPSADEAAARAQERGGTAAVGPLSFPPGRAALLADRDGATFGIWEGALFSDWEKWRAAAPAFIRLHTRDAFDAAIFYGEVLDWATERPGCCEVRYEGGEVVLRSQGDIVARIESGALGAAPDPTIRPHWQIHFAVEDVTACVRAAERHGGSVLSKGGDEAVLRDTDGAQFTVTSRKER, encoded by the coding sequence ATGAACGACGACACGACACGCCCCACCGCCGCCACCGGGGTGGTCTCCTCGCACTCCGTGTTCGGCGCACCCTGCTGGGTGAGTCTGACCAGCCGCGATCTCGACGTCGCCGAGGACTTCTACGGAGCCGTGCTGGGCTGGCGGCTGCGCTCCGCCAAGCTCGGCGACCGGTTCCGGATCGCCATGATGGGCGACACCCCGGTGGCGGGTATCGCCGCCGTGGCCTCCATGTGGCAGATGGCCGTGGCCTGGACCCCGTACTTCGCCGTGCCGAGCGCCGACGAGGCCGCGGCCCGCGCGCAGGAACGCGGGGGTACGGCGGCCGTGGGACCGCTCTCCTTCCCGCCCGGCCGGGCGGCGCTGCTCGCCGACCGCGACGGCGCGACCTTCGGGATCTGGGAGGGCGCGCTGTTCTCGGACTGGGAGAAGTGGCGCGCGGCCGCCCCCGCCTTCATCCGGCTGCACACCCGCGACGCCTTCGACGCCGCCATCTTCTACGGCGAGGTCCTGGACTGGGCGACCGAGCGCCCCGGCTGCTGCGAGGTCCGCTACGAGGGTGGCGAGGTGGTGCTGCGCAGCCAGGGCGACATCGTGGCCCGCATCGAGTCGGGTGCGCTCGGGGCGGCCCCCGACCCCACCATTCGGCCGCACTGGCAGATCCACTTCGCGGTCGAGGACGTGACGGCCTGTGTGCGGGCCGCGGAGCGGCACGGCGGCAGCGTCCTGTCCAAGGGCGGCGACGAGGCCGTGCTGCGCGACACCGACGGCGCGCAGTTCACGGTGACCTCGCGCAAGGAGCGCTGA
- a CDS encoding ANTAR domain-containing protein, whose translation MPRDGGSERIFELQEEVQQLKEAVASHAVVDQAIGMIVALGRVGPDEGWQVLKEVSQHTNIKLRNVAELILIWGRSGVMPEEIRAELEDALDRFGPTQIPGESPEQ comes from the coding sequence ATGCCCAGGGACGGGGGCTCGGAGCGGATTTTCGAGCTGCAGGAGGAGGTCCAGCAGCTCAAGGAGGCGGTCGCGTCGCACGCCGTCGTCGACCAGGCGATCGGGATGATCGTCGCGCTCGGCCGCGTGGGGCCGGACGAGGGCTGGCAGGTGCTGAAAGAGGTCTCCCAGCACACGAACATCAAGCTGCGGAACGTGGCCGAGCTCATACTCATCTGGGGCCGCAGCGGGGTCATGCCCGAGGAGATCCGCGCGGAGCTGGAAGACGCGCTGGACCGCTTCGGCCCCACCCAGATACCGGGGGAGTCACCGGAGCAGTGA